A part of Corvus hawaiiensis isolate bCorHaw1 chromosome 25, bCorHaw1.pri.cur, whole genome shotgun sequence genomic DNA contains:
- the FDXACB1 gene encoding ferredoxin-fold anticodon-binding domain-containing protein 1 isoform X1, producing MPAGARRHQQWPLTAPHVMSERRGLRAAAMGPPLRRVLLLGEGNFSFAAALCGARGTHVVATCYESEEEAAGRGGAARSIRRLRDSGAEVVFSVDCTKLKEYFLPGKREFDRIYFNFPHCGRKAGVVKNRELLACFFHSCAEVLAEQGEVHVALCNGQGGTPADQPRREWHNSWQIVAVAAGAGFILSDVHPFRAETIHGYKCTGYRSQDKSFCVEGALNHIFTRSTPPLCLTPMSCKTQLGSQKVSFQVPQVLADKINRGFLKVNSSHPVRTIKEKLSAGLSQALPLQNISSCLPLLHQGHLQGVCHSNIFWIALSPGEAPSTEETSQGLENAVWFSHFGQDTDRSVQEGCPIPKQFYLRPSLLPHAQAIIQKGAFSLGTLHVLSGPVFRQCRITPCSMPVFHEMLVVLAVRRGTENSCIQMLVDNIKTTTSSLHQAVSGIKPSISLQEATSFGTELNDFAAFECQLGEIQHFICMGTDPDPSGSYVGVIRTAPDELKSSELVVVSVSLNLDLLAMLLCGISDWRMLWTSDRRFLQQFPEGELRLFKSFSLYPPSYVHDVSFWVPDGEEFDEVAFHTLARRVSGEMVVSIQLRDSFQQPGTGRRSLCYRVTFQSCDRALGCREAAEMQLRFREEMQQHLGVTLR from the exons ATGCCCGCGGGGGCCCGACGCCACCAGCAGTGGCCACTGACCGCGCCGCACGTCATGAGCGAGCGCCGGGGGCTGCGAGCCGCGGCCATGGGGCCGCCGCTCCGCCGCGTCCTGCTGCTCGGAGAGGGCAACTTCTCCTTCGCCGCGGCCCTGTGCGGGGCTCGGGGCACGCACGTCGTGGCCACTTGCTACGAGAGCGAGGAGGAGGCGGCCGGGCGCGGCGGAGCGGCGCGGAGCATCCGCCGGCTGCGGGACAGCG GAGCCGAGGTTGTGTTCTCTGTGGACTGCACCAAGCTGAAGGAGTACTTTTTACCAGGAAAACGGGAATTTGATCGTATTTATTTCAACTTCCCTCACTGTGGGAGGAAGGCTGGGGTGGTGAAGAACAGGGAGCTCCTTGCCTGCTTTTTCCATAG CTGCGCAGaagtgctggcagagcagggagaggtcCACGTGGCCCTCTGCAATGGCCAGGGTGGCACTCCTGCGGACCAGCCCAGGAGGGAGTGGCACAACAGCTGGCAAATCGTGGCTGTGGCAGCGGGAGCTGGGTTTATCTTGAGCGACGTTCACCCTTTTAGAGCAGAGACTATCCACGGATACAAATGCACAGGTTACAG gAGTCAGGATAAATCCTTCTGTGTAGAGGGTGCTTTGAACCACATTTTCACACGGAGCACACCACCCCTGTGTTTAACACCCATGAGCTGCAAGACACAACTGGGAAGccaaaaagtttcttttcaagtgCCACAAGTCCTCGCTGATAAAATTAATAG GGGTTTCCTCAAAGTGAATTCAAGTCATCCAGTAAGGACAATAAAGGAGAAGCTCAGTGCAGGGCTCAGCCAGGCTCTTCCACTGCAGAACatcagctcctgccttcctctgctccaCCAGGGTCACCTCCAGGGTGTTTGCCACTCCAACATCTTCTGGATCGCTCTGAGCCCAGGGGAGGCTCCAAGCACTGAGGAAACATCTCAGGGACTGGAAAACGCAGTTTGGTTTTCCCATTTTGGCCAGGACACAGATAGGAGTGTACAAGAAGGATGCCCCATTCCAAAGCAGTTTTATCTTAGgccttccctcctgcctcatGCTCAGGCAATAATACAAAAAGGAGCCTTTTCCCTAGGGACACTTCATGTTCTTTCCGGGCCAGTTTTCAGGCAGTGTCGGATCACTCCTTGCTCCATGCCTGTTTTCCATGAGATGCTCGTTGTGCTCGCAGTTAGGAggggcacagagaacagctgtatcCAGATGTTGGTGGATAACATTAAAACCACCACGAGTTCTCTTCACCAGGCCGTTTCTGGCATTAAACCCAGCATCAGCCTGCAGGAAGCAACAAGTTTTGGAACTGAGCTAAATGACTTTGCTGCTTTTGAATGTCAGCTGGGTGAAATTCAGCACTTCATCTGCATGGGGACAGACCCAGACCCCTCGGGCTCCTATGTGGGGGTTATCAGGACAGCTCCTGATGAATTAAAAAGCAGTGAGCTGGTTGTTGTCTCGGTCTCGCTGAACCTGGAcctcctggccatgctgctCTGTGGAATATCCGACTGGAGAATGCTCTGGACATCGGACAGGCGCTTTCTGCAGCAGTTTCCTGAGGGAGAGTTGAGGCTTTTCAAGAGTTTTTCCCTCTATCCACCTTCCTACGTGCACGATGTCAGCTTCTGGGTTCCTGACGGGGAGGAGTTTGATGAAGTGGCTTTTCACACCCTTGCCAGGAGGGTGTCAGGTGAAATGGTCGTTTCCATCCAGTTAAGGGACAGTTtccagcagccagggacaggACGGAGGAGCCTCTGCTACAGGGTGACTTTCCAGTCCTGTGACAGGGCCCTGGGCTGCCGGGAGGCAGCGGAGATGCAGCTGCGTTTTCGGGAGGAAATGCAGCAACACCTGGGTGTGACCCTGAGGTAG
- the FDXACB1 gene encoding ferredoxin-fold anticodon-binding domain-containing protein 1 isoform X2: MPAGARRHQQWPLTAPHVMSERRGLRAAAMGPPLRRVLLLGEGNFSFAAALCGARGTHVVATCYESEEEAAGRGGAARSIRRLRDSGAEVVFSVDCTKLKEYFLPGKREFDRIYFNFPHCGRKAGVVKNRELLACFFHRSQDKSFCVEGALNHIFTRSTPPLCLTPMSCKTQLGSQKVSFQVPQVLADKINRGFLKVNSSHPVRTIKEKLSAGLSQALPLQNISSCLPLLHQGHLQGVCHSNIFWIALSPGEAPSTEETSQGLENAVWFSHFGQDTDRSVQEGCPIPKQFYLRPSLLPHAQAIIQKGAFSLGTLHVLSGPVFRQCRITPCSMPVFHEMLVVLAVRRGTENSCIQMLVDNIKTTTSSLHQAVSGIKPSISLQEATSFGTELNDFAAFECQLGEIQHFICMGTDPDPSGSYVGVIRTAPDELKSSELVVVSVSLNLDLLAMLLCGISDWRMLWTSDRRFLQQFPEGELRLFKSFSLYPPSYVHDVSFWVPDGEEFDEVAFHTLARRVSGEMVVSIQLRDSFQQPGTGRRSLCYRVTFQSCDRALGCREAAEMQLRFREEMQQHLGVTLR, from the exons ATGCCCGCGGGGGCCCGACGCCACCAGCAGTGGCCACTGACCGCGCCGCACGTCATGAGCGAGCGCCGGGGGCTGCGAGCCGCGGCCATGGGGCCGCCGCTCCGCCGCGTCCTGCTGCTCGGAGAGGGCAACTTCTCCTTCGCCGCGGCCCTGTGCGGGGCTCGGGGCACGCACGTCGTGGCCACTTGCTACGAGAGCGAGGAGGAGGCGGCCGGGCGCGGCGGAGCGGCGCGGAGCATCCGCCGGCTGCGGGACAGCG GAGCCGAGGTTGTGTTCTCTGTGGACTGCACCAAGCTGAAGGAGTACTTTTTACCAGGAAAACGGGAATTTGATCGTATTTATTTCAACTTCCCTCACTGTGGGAGGAAGGCTGGGGTGGTGAAGAACAGGGAGCTCCTTGCCTGCTTTTTCCATAG gAGTCAGGATAAATCCTTCTGTGTAGAGGGTGCTTTGAACCACATTTTCACACGGAGCACACCACCCCTGTGTTTAACACCCATGAGCTGCAAGACACAACTGGGAAGccaaaaagtttcttttcaagtgCCACAAGTCCTCGCTGATAAAATTAATAG GGGTTTCCTCAAAGTGAATTCAAGTCATCCAGTAAGGACAATAAAGGAGAAGCTCAGTGCAGGGCTCAGCCAGGCTCTTCCACTGCAGAACatcagctcctgccttcctctgctccaCCAGGGTCACCTCCAGGGTGTTTGCCACTCCAACATCTTCTGGATCGCTCTGAGCCCAGGGGAGGCTCCAAGCACTGAGGAAACATCTCAGGGACTGGAAAACGCAGTTTGGTTTTCCCATTTTGGCCAGGACACAGATAGGAGTGTACAAGAAGGATGCCCCATTCCAAAGCAGTTTTATCTTAGgccttccctcctgcctcatGCTCAGGCAATAATACAAAAAGGAGCCTTTTCCCTAGGGACACTTCATGTTCTTTCCGGGCCAGTTTTCAGGCAGTGTCGGATCACTCCTTGCTCCATGCCTGTTTTCCATGAGATGCTCGTTGTGCTCGCAGTTAGGAggggcacagagaacagctgtatcCAGATGTTGGTGGATAACATTAAAACCACCACGAGTTCTCTTCACCAGGCCGTTTCTGGCATTAAACCCAGCATCAGCCTGCAGGAAGCAACAAGTTTTGGAACTGAGCTAAATGACTTTGCTGCTTTTGAATGTCAGCTGGGTGAAATTCAGCACTTCATCTGCATGGGGACAGACCCAGACCCCTCGGGCTCCTATGTGGGGGTTATCAGGACAGCTCCTGATGAATTAAAAAGCAGTGAGCTGGTTGTTGTCTCGGTCTCGCTGAACCTGGAcctcctggccatgctgctCTGTGGAATATCCGACTGGAGAATGCTCTGGACATCGGACAGGCGCTTTCTGCAGCAGTTTCCTGAGGGAGAGTTGAGGCTTTTCAAGAGTTTTTCCCTCTATCCACCTTCCTACGTGCACGATGTCAGCTTCTGGGTTCCTGACGGGGAGGAGTTTGATGAAGTGGCTTTTCACACCCTTGCCAGGAGGGTGTCAGGTGAAATGGTCGTTTCCATCCAGTTAAGGGACAGTTtccagcagccagggacaggACGGAGGAGCCTCTGCTACAGGGTGACTTTCCAGTCCTGTGACAGGGCCCTGGGCTGCCGGGAGGCAGCGGAGATGCAGCTGCGTTTTCGGGAGGAAATGCAGCAACACCTGGGTGTGACCCTGAGGTAG
- the CRYAB gene encoding alpha-crystallin B chain yields MDITIHNPLIRRPFFSWLAPSRIFDQIFGEHLPESELLPVSPSFSPFLMRSSILRMPSWLETGLSEMRLDKDKFYVNLDVKHFSPEELKVKVLGDMIEIHGKHEERQDEHGFIAREFNRKYRIPDDVDPLTITSSLSLDGVLTVSAPRKQSDVPERTIPITREDKPAIAGAQRK; encoded by the exons ATGGATATCACCATCCACAACCCCCTGATCCGCAGGCCCTTCTTCTCTTGGTTGGCACCGAGTCGTATCTTTGACCAGATTTTCGGGGAGCACCTGCCGGagtcagagctgctccctgtttCCCCCAGCTTCAGCCCCTTCCTGATGAGATCCTCCATCCTTCGGATGCCCAGTTGGCtagagacaggactctccgag ATGCGACTGGATAAGGACAAATTTTATGTGAACCTGGATGTGAAGCATTTCTCCCCTGAGGAGCTGAAGGTGAAGGTGCTCGGGGACATGATCGAGATCCACGGGAAGCACGAGGAGCGCCAG GACGAGCACGGCTTCATCGCCAGGGAGTTCAACAGGAAATACCGGATCCCAGACGACGTGGACCCGCTGACCATCACATCATCGCTCTCCCTGGACGGGGTGCTGACCGTGAGCGCTCCCCGCAAACAGAGCGACGTCCCCGAGCGCACCATCCCCATCACCCGCGAGGACAAACCGGCCATCGCCGGCGCCCAGAGGAAGTag
- the HSPB2 gene encoding heat shock protein beta-2 — protein MATRTVPHAYPMSCEYEFANPSKIYDQNFGEGVSPSEILAPALYHGYYIRPRINKQLERGTSEICLNEHKFQVFLDVCQFLPDELSVRTVDNLLEVVGQHPQKADRHGFISREFTRTYILPLDVDPLLVRATLSHDGILSIVAPRTGKELKARVNEVKITQQEQPVGEEQQSEEGKEKEKS, from the exons atggccaccCGCACCGTGCCCCACGCCTACCCCATGAGCTGCGAGTACGAGTTCGCCAACCCCAGCAAGATCTACGACCAGAACTTTGGGGAAG GTGTGTCCCCATCCGAGATTTTAGCCCCTGCCCTGTACCACGGCTACTACATCCGGCCCCGGATCaacaagcagctggagaggggcacCTCGGAGATCTGCCTGAACGAGCACAAGTTCCAGGTGTTCCTGGACGTCTGCCAGTTCCTGCCCGACGAGCTCAGCGTCCGCACCGTGGACAACCTGCTGGAGGTGGTGGGGCAGCACCCGCAGAAGGCTGACCGCCACGGCTTCATCTCCAGGGAGTTCACCAGGACCTACATCCTGCCCCTGGACGTGGACCCCTTGCTGGTGAGGGCCACCTTGTCCCACGACGGCATCCTGAGCATTGTGGCTCCCCGGACAGGCAAGGAGCTGAAGGCCAGAGTCAACGAGGTGAAGATaacccagcaggagcagccagtgGGGGAAGAACAACAgtctgaggaaggaaaagagaaggaaaaatcctaA
- the C25H11orf52 gene encoding uncharacterized protein C11orf52 homolog encodes MGNLCSCGRPWKCPSPFKRKKEKQGANVRHETQQQQPGRKVPTYEDVPDVPVYAMVSKPKGVQQDDSIHYADIQVFSKVRERSAAEVKNLQLQNATEYATLNFPRARLKYDGKNGTLV; translated from the exons ATGGGCAACCTGTGCAGCTGCGGCCGCCCGTG GAAGTGTCCTTCGCCtttcaaaaggaagaaagaaaagcaag GAGCTAATGTGAGGCATGAGActcaacagcagcagcctggcaggaag GTCCCCACGTATGAAGATGTCCCAGATGTCCCCGTCTACGCCATGGTGAGCAAGCCCAAGGGGGTGCAGCAGGATGACAGCATCCACTACGCCGACATCCAGGTGTTCTCCAAGGTGCGGGAGCGCTCCGCGGCCGAGGTGAAgaacctgcagctgcagaacgCCACGGAATACGCCACCCTCAACTtccccagggccaggctgaAGTACGACGGCAAAAATGGGACCTTGGTGTAA